Proteins encoded by one window of Thalassoroseus pseudoceratinae:
- a CDS encoding amidohydrolase → MEIGNPQSNHEASSNWLHRFDESLSGFVDEQVEIRRHLHRNPEPSGQEIETTKYIVSQLEKAGVKYRVCRSDKDVKTGVYADLELGSPDPKSPCIALRCDIDALRLTDMKTVEYRSQNQGITHACGHDAHTAIVLAAGLNASKLTDLPPEHSMRIRLIFQPSEESDGGATWMIDAGAMDGVNAILGVHVDPERQCGRVGIRYGVLTANCDEFEICVDGRGGHAARPHQAIDPVAASVRLVSSLYEIVPRRVDARLPSVLTVSRIQGGSASNVIPDRVEISGTLRTTNQDVREAIKTEMDRLCSATEISTGVQIRRRFINPVPAVVNDTKCAAALERASREVLGVEHLESITLPSMGGEDFSEYLAYAPGAMLRLGCGFADRENPYLHSPHFDIDERTLHLGSRLLMRAAIYLGHTYASK, encoded by the coding sequence ATGGAAATTGGCAATCCCCAATCGAATCACGAAGCGTCTTCCAATTGGCTCCATCGTTTCGATGAGTCGCTCAGCGGATTTGTGGATGAACAGGTCGAAATCCGTCGGCATTTGCACCGCAACCCCGAACCCAGCGGGCAAGAAATTGAGACAACCAAGTACATAGTCTCCCAGCTCGAGAAAGCTGGTGTGAAATACCGGGTCTGTCGGAGTGACAAAGATGTGAAAACCGGCGTGTACGCGGATTTGGAATTGGGGAGCCCCGATCCAAAGAGTCCGTGTATCGCATTGCGTTGCGATATCGATGCGCTCCGACTGACCGACATGAAAACGGTGGAGTACCGTTCGCAGAACCAGGGAATCACGCACGCTTGCGGTCACGATGCGCACACGGCGATCGTCTTGGCGGCGGGGCTGAATGCGTCGAAACTCACCGATTTGCCACCAGAACACTCCATGCGAATCCGTTTAATTTTCCAGCCATCGGAAGAGTCCGACGGCGGGGCGACTTGGATGATCGACGCCGGCGCAATGGATGGCGTGAATGCGATTCTTGGTGTCCATGTCGATCCGGAACGACAGTGCGGCCGGGTTGGAATTCGATACGGCGTGTTAACGGCCAACTGCGATGAATTCGAGATCTGTGTGGACGGTCGCGGTGGGCACGCGGCGCGTCCGCATCAGGCGATCGACCCCGTTGCCGCTTCGGTTCGACTGGTGAGTTCGCTTTATGAGATTGTTCCACGACGGGTCGATGCTCGTCTTCCATCCGTTCTTACCGTCAGTCGAATTCAAGGCGGTTCGGCATCAAATGTGATTCCCGATCGCGTTGAGATTAGCGGCACGCTGCGGACGACGAATCAAGATGTGCGTGAGGCTATTAAAACGGAGATGGACCGTCTCTGTTCGGCGACCGAAATTTCCACCGGTGTGCAGATTCGTCGTCGTTTTATCAATCCGGTGCCCGCGGTTGTGAACGATACGAAATGCGCGGCCGCGTTGGAGCGGGCTTCGCGAGAGGTGCTGGGTGTCGAGCATTTGGAGAGCATCACGTTGCCAAGCATGGGCGGCGAGGACTTTTCCGAATACCTCGCCTATGCACCGGGGGCGATGTTGCGACTCGGGTGCGGCTTTGCCGACCGTGAGAATCCCTATTTGCATTCTCCGCACTTCGACATCGACGAACGCACGTTGCATCTGGGCTCGCGACTCCTGATGCGGGCAGCGATTTATTTGGGACACACCTACGCGTCCAAGTGA
- a CDS encoding carboxylate-amine ligase → MSVLRFTHNDRPSIGVEIELQLVDETSYALRPAIEAVLGRLPKELHQTVKPELMQSYLEINTGVCNTVRDVGRDLSHTLEELEKVTDAEGLKLLWAATHPFSRWEDQAITVNDRYFLLVDLMQDVARRLVTFGLHVHIGVDSGDKAVMICDRMLRHLPLLLALSSNSPFWNGRRTGLASSRSKIMEDLPTAGLPHQMRNWSEYVWLINHLMDTGFINTIREIWWDIRPHHNFGTVEIRVCDVPANLQQVLALTALVQCLVTAIDRQIDEGTYFAEYHPMMVQQNKWRATRYGSDAQLVDSDNYKQRSVEETTNSLVEYLQPIAEELNCVEELGWAEQLPHETGSRQQLHIFDTHVDAADDERLRRVVQEMINRNDWRQFEL, encoded by the coding sequence ATGTCCGTGCTGCGGTTCACCCACAATGATCGTCCGTCAATCGGTGTCGAGATCGAGCTTCAGTTAGTCGACGAGACGTCTTACGCATTGCGACCGGCAATCGAAGCGGTACTCGGGCGTCTGCCGAAGGAACTGCATCAGACTGTGAAACCTGAATTGATGCAGAGTTATCTCGAAATCAATACCGGGGTTTGCAACACCGTACGGGACGTCGGGCGTGATCTCAGCCACACACTCGAAGAGTTGGAAAAGGTCACCGATGCGGAAGGACTGAAACTGCTTTGGGCAGCGACCCATCCGTTTTCGCGGTGGGAAGACCAAGCGATAACGGTGAATGACCGGTATTTTCTGCTGGTCGATCTTATGCAAGATGTCGCCCGACGTCTGGTGACGTTTGGATTGCACGTGCACATCGGTGTCGATTCCGGTGACAAAGCCGTGATGATTTGCGACCGGATGCTCCGACATTTGCCGCTCCTGCTCGCGCTTTCATCGAACTCACCATTCTGGAACGGTCGACGTACGGGGTTGGCATCGAGCCGATCCAAGATCATGGAAGATTTGCCGACCGCAGGGTTGCCGCACCAAATGCGGAATTGGAGCGAATACGTTTGGTTGATCAATCACTTAATGGATACCGGATTCATCAACACGATCCGCGAAATTTGGTGGGACATCCGTCCGCACCACAACTTTGGGACCGTGGAAATCCGCGTGTGTGATGTCCCGGCAAACCTGCAACAGGTGCTCGCTCTGACGGCGTTGGTGCAGTGTTTGGTCACGGCGATTGATCGGCAAATCGACGAGGGAACGTACTTCGCCGAATACCATCCCATGATGGTTCAACAAAACAAATGGCGAGCCACACGCTACGGAAGCGATGCTCAATTGGTCGACAGCGACAACTATAAACAACGCTCGGTCGAGGAAACCACGAACTCTCTAGTTGAATACCTTCAGCCGATTGCCGAGGAGTTGAACTGCGTTGAAGAGCTGGGGTGGGCGGAGCAGTTGCCGCACGAAACCGGCAGTCGGCAGCAACTTCATATCTTCGATACACATGTCGACGCGGCCGACGATGAGCGACTACGTCGAGTTGTGCAGGAGATGATCAACCGAAACGATTGGCGGCAATTCGAGTTGTAG